A genomic stretch from Pomacea canaliculata isolate SZHN2017 linkage group LG2, ASM307304v1, whole genome shotgun sequence includes:
- the LOC112556319 gene encoding uncharacterized protein LOC112556319 encodes MSGHQPSAAQQGQRPKGRGGKQHSTGRGRVEVYLHTVTDQQAELLTDTANTRPLEEVKKKSGADADFDPNPSPVPGVKFLTIRGDDSQIKAAVSLINQKTGSKDPLPDQAQTFWLQWVEAAFPHLDSRAYFLPPVYVNRVPMTRQSAAGQQVLVLQSETV; translated from the exons atgtctggtcaTCAGCCGTCTGCTGCACAACAG GGACAGCGCCCTAAGGGAAGAGGAGGTAAACAACATTCTACAGGTCGTGGCCGGGTGGAAGTCTACCTACACACAGTGACTGACCAACAGGCTGAGCTACTGACTGACACAG cCAACACACGTCCTCTGGAAGAGGTGAAGAAGAAGTCAGGCGCTGACGCAGACTTTGACCCCAACccgtcacctgtaccaggtgTGAAGTTTCTCACCATCCGCGGTGATGATTCTCAGATCAAAGCAGCAGTTAGTCTCATCAATCAGAAGACTGGCTCAAag GAcccattaccagaccaggcccagacattctggctacagtgggtggaggccgcgttccctcatctcgactctcgcgcctacttcctgcctcctgtctacgtcaaccgcgtgcccatgactagacagtcagcTGCTGGGCAGCAGGTTCTCGTCCTACAGtcag AAACTGtgtga